Below is a window of Vulpes vulpes isolate BD-2025 chromosome 14, VulVul3, whole genome shotgun sequence DNA.
GCtagaaaaaacagtaaaaatttctttctttctttcttttttttaaagattttatttatttatgacagacacacagagagaggcagagacatacgcagacgGAGAACCAGGCTttccatggggagcccaatgtggaacttgatcccaggaccctgggatcacaccctgagccgaaggcaaatgctcaaccactgagccacccaggtgtaccaaaACATTAGAAATTCCTATATGGAAAATAatcttacaaattttttttttgttgcttctGGGAGGAAAACCACAAAGATATTAATGAATAAGCAGCAATGCAGTCAGATACTTTTTAGGATTTAAACTGATCTGAAATTAGCAGTTTAGAGATGCAGCTGGCATGACTGtcaaatgaatatacatttttcagaaAACCATGTTATTTACTTAactggtatttgtcatttctgaataaCCTACTATTGAAATCCATACAAAGAATAAGCTGATTACTCCTGCTTTCGTCATAGTAGCTGAGCTATAAACGGggaagaaattcctttttttttttttaagattttatttatttattcatgagaaacacagagagagaggcagaggcataggcagaggaagaagcaggctccctgcagggagcctgatgtggggacttgatcctgggatcacaccctgtgctaaaggcagatgctcaaatgctgagccattCAAGTGTCCCTGAAGggattatttaaggaaaaaaacagatttaagataaatttttccTTAACATGAGCCCTATGGAGCAAAGTTCCTAAGGATGTTCCAGAAAAAACTTACTTTTCCTACAAAAGGCAACCACAGCTATTATAATTTTCACATGGAAAGTTGTGGTCTAAATAAAACCATCCCCTGCAGTGTAACTTACCTGCTTTATATGAAGAACGCACCAGAGGGCCACTTGCAGTATAATGAAATCCAAGTTCATTTCCTACTTTTTCCCAGTATTTGAACTTTTCAGGAGTAATGTATTCTTCAAcctacatttaaagaattaattcagATAGATTTTAGAATTTCCCTAAATAATTTTGATTCTGTAAAAAATCTATGCTCATACATTCATGAGCATAGTTTCCTGGTTTTCACTTCATAATTTATCCAGTTGCCCGGAggctttcctcctttctttcctcacaGACTACTTGTCCACTGGTTACTACCCCCTCTATCAGGACTTGATTCTGGGGAATTAGGAGAGAAAATACCAATTTTGTAGTTTGTTAACTattccaaaagataaaaaaaatgagactatCTATAGAGATTATGTATCTGTATTACTCCTTCACTAACAGGTATGAACAAGAATTAATCATACTTGTAAGATTCCTGAGGCCCAAGACTTCCTTGTCTTGTCTTGTATCTTGTGCTTAGCACTGTGTGTAGACAGTGTTACCAGCACCTATATTATAGACCAGATGTGCTGTATTCACAGTTACTACTCAGCAGAAGTTTCTTAAATCAATGATGTCCAATACAGAAATAagattgacttttcttttttacatcaCCTCTGACTCTAAAACAAGTCACAAGATGACCACATGCAAATGAATGCAATTTctcaactatttcttttttgtacatTCACTTAAGTTGTACAATTTTCAGGGCAGCAAAAAAAGTGCCAGAATATCTGTTGGCtttatccagaaaataaaatggaaactggGACTTGGAAATAGACATGGAACATTCACTAAAAAGCCAGCAGCTTCTTAACTGTACCTATGGACAACAAAGACTTAATTCAAATTACCAACAAACGTTCAGCAACTCAAGATTGCAATACCTTAAGATGGCGCTTTGTTGGTTGCATATATTGTCCTAAAGTCAAACAGTCCACGTCAGCTTCACGAAGTGCTATAGAAAAAAAGGGCACACGTTATGttagcatattttaaaaggattttttaattaaaaaacaaaacaaaacaaaacattttaagtaatctctatacccaaaagGGGATATGAACTTACAACattgagattaagagttgcatgctctacagactgggccagccgggcaccccaagatttttttaagtaatctctacacccaacgtggatcttaaactcacaaccctgagactgagAGTGATATGCTCCATTAGAGATTTAGATGCTGAAATGGTTGAAATGGTTGATGCAAGCATAATTTCCCTGGGCAAAATTTTACTTCAGAACAATGTGAATTTTACCCTGGCCTATAATCCTGATGTTGAGAGGTAAGATTATATCCATTTGAAAGTGCCAGGGAAtatgaaaagattgaaaaaatagGAATGAGTAAGACCAtggaataaatactaaaatatgaGTGAAGGGTGTTTTGAGCAGGAGTCTGTTAGAAAAGGTGAAAGGAACAGTATACAAAAGGCTtgaaattggggtgcctggatggctcaatggttaagtgtctgccttctgctcaggtggtgatcccaaggtcctgggattgagcccctgcatcgggatccctgctcagcagggagtctgttccctctccctctgctgctcctcctgcttttgctctctctgtcaaataaataaatgaaatcctaaaataattttaaaaggcctGAAAGCACCCATATTATAGACCAGATATGCTGTATTCAGTTTTACTAGCTGTGCAAGACATGCTCTAGAGGATGTGATTTGACCTATCATATGAGAGTCTTTCCAGTAAAACTGTAATTTTATTCTAGTAATAAGGACCTTTTAATTACTATTTGGACTTGTTACTCTTAGAACCAATAAACAATGGCAAGTAGGCAAAGGATCCTCATCTAAataacaaccttttttttttttaaccagtttaTAAAGCCCAAGAATCACAAAGCAAATGGGCTTATGAGACTAAGATTCAGTAAAGTCCAAAGCACATCATATTATGTGACAGTGTTACCAGCAAGCTCTTCCTCAAAGGCCTGGCTTCATTTCATTCATCTTGTCACTGCCTGTCAGAGCTCCTGGTAcctggcacctggctggctcttaAAACTGCAATGACTAAATAAGAAAAGTggataaaatcttattttcactTGATTAAAGGGTAGGGAATAAAATGGGATACAAATTTCATATCCTGAGTTTTCTGCATATCATCCCATAAAGTTCCTAAGAAAACatacttcctttccttttttacgCTGCTATAAGAATAATATCCTGTACTTTGTTTTTAAGGGCACTTTCACTGAGACCATAGAGGAGGCATAACAGGGTCTTTGAAATGGGGTTCctcaaattaaatgaaaaagagttttcattttttattacctTTCATTGTTGCATATATTTGCTCATCATTTTCACCTAAACCCAACATGATAGAGGTTTTAGAAATCACATCGGGCCGAACTTCCTTGGCGTGTTTCAGTACGCGCAGAGACTGGATGAAATTGGCCCGGGGATCACGAACTTTCCTTGAAAACAGCAGGGCTGTTGTCAGCAAGAATAACCACAAGCTCAACTAAGTACATAGTTATGCAAGCAATCTAAAAGACCAGGAAAGTACATTCTGAACACTGTATTATATCATGTGGTTTGATACTAGCATTTGTTGCACAAGTGTCTAGCTGTTACTTTGATAAAGAAAATCAGGCTTCACTGGGCCCCTTCATTCTGCCTACTTTGAAGGCCTTTTAAGCCTTGGGCAGAGAAAGCTAGAACAGAAGTAAGTTATGAATTACTCACTGAGAAACCAGAATTTGAAGCTGAGAATGAGTGATTGCAAGGGATAGtcaagagagaagggaaaaagagaaataagaaaatctcAATACTGAACAAAGGAAAAACTGTTTAACATGAACCCACATTTCAGAGGCCTGAAACTTTTATGTTCAGTTCTTTTCTAAAGACCAAGCTGCCCTCTGCTGGTGAGTATATGACACTGACATCTCTTAGGTAATGCAGGATTCTGGAATTTTCACTGGAAAGGATAATGTTTCTTAAGTGAAACCAGGGAAATTGGCACCCACTGGTGGTAGTATCATGAGAAATGACAGGGCTGGAACAGGCTGTGTGTTAGACCTCAACAGCAGCCAAACCACCATGTTTTAAGTGGCGAGAATGCCAAAAGGACAGAATTGCTGACTAGTTGATGTTAATCCAGTGTTTGTTTGAATTTCTAGTGCACCTTTATTTTGTGTAACTGacttgctgttgttatttttaatcagAGACTAgctcaaaggaagaaaggaaaccagtttgtgaatttaaaaacaaccacaaaatcgACAATAGTGAACATAATTACTCTTGAAAGTATGTCTCCACTGACTTTAAGTTATGTTCCCTTAATGTTTATGATTTAGTGGAAACGCTGGTTATTGTTTATCATAGTTTTTTCAAGTTCTATAATACAGATAATATGTAGTGGCCAGTAACATCACTGCCAAATATACTTTACTAAAATTAAGATAAACATACTAATCTTTCTGaaggttaaaataatttttatctttctgatatAATAATGAATTATTAGTATGGCATAACAATCTGGAAATTTTCCTCACTATTAACATTATTAGAAAGaatagtacatatttttttaaaagagattgaaAATACATCTGAATGAGAACTCCTTTTGTATCACTTATTGAAATTTTAGTgccaaaagtatttttaaaagtctttttttagggtagcctgggtggctcagcggtttagcactgccttctgcccagctgtgatcctggagactggggatcgagtcctacgttgggctccctgtatgaagcctgcttctccctctgcctgtgtctctgcctctctctctgtgtctctcatgaataaataaataaaatatttaaaaaaaacccatatacacatacatataaatatatacatttaggTTATAGTAATCAATATTACTGGGTGGAAATATTACAGATGGTGCTTATGCTCTTTTTGTTAggaatattttctgattttcagaaaatattttattacaaaaggaaAGAGAGTTCACTTTGTAAAAGTCAAATAGAAAGTTCTCCCCtgcaaaaagtaagaaaatatagCAGATGCTGGCCCTCCAAACTTGCCAGTTACTCTGTATATGTAATCACCTCTGTAATTCTGGAACTGTTTCTATATTATGTGCATACACATCTAATCCTGACAGAGCAACTTTCTCTATTGCTTTTAGGTCTCCTCGGAAATCAGGGGTGAGACATTCCACAAGAATTTTTGGAttcctatggggaaaaaaaaataagtatcaaaCTTAGGCAAAGCATTGACATAATTATTACTCAAAACAGAAATTACTAGTACTCATTAAGTATCAGTTTCAACACAGGCATCTTTGGAGTCTTGCCAAGGAAAGCATGAACACATAACTAAATGCTCACATATAAactgttttatgaaaaaataaacccTGAACATCAAATATATTGTACATAGTAGTTAAAATACATCTGCATGCAAATAATGATCAGAATAAATTTTGAGGTTAATAGACTTACACTTTATTGAGaaagtattaagaaaaaattgcttataacaattataaacattaaaacatgaaatataaaatatctttttattctttgcaaagTAAATTGGGACATTTCTTATGTGAATGCAAGGAGCATTTGATTGCTTTAAttctgatttctttaaaaattcatcaaataGTGTCATCCTCCCTTCCTCTACACAAATATTTCACAAGTGCTGTGggtttaaaaaactattttctgagTTGCTGAGTCATGAGCTTTGCTTAAATGAAATACAAGT
It encodes the following:
- the LIAS gene encoding lipoyl synthase, mitochondrial isoform X3, with the translated sequence MSLRCGGAACTVGPRVLGRYLCSPFRTVSSLPDKKKEFLQNGPDLQDFVSGDLADKSKWDEYKGNLKRQKGERCVRKLDVPTLESVGEVENMPPPQPPSWNPKILVECLTPDFRGDLKAIEKVALSGLDVYAHNIETVPELQRKVRDPRANFIQSLRVLKHAKEVRPDVISKTSIMLGLGENDEQIYATMKALREADVDCLTLGQYMQPTKRHLKVEEYITPEKFKYWEKVGNELGFHYTASGPLVRSSYKAGEFFLKNLVAKRKKSSKI